From the Hyphomicrobium sp. ghe19 genome, one window contains:
- a CDS encoding glycoside hydrolase family 15 protein, which produces MSQPDRLWIEDYALISDCQSAALVGRNGSIDWLCWPRFDSSACFAALLGNPEHGRWLIAPKASAKRITRRYIDNSLVLVTTFETASGTAELIDFMPPHDESADLVRIVRGVEGHVPLHMELIIRFEYGAFVPWVERFDESLRAIAGPDMVILRAPVDLRGEDLTTVADFHVSAGENVPFVLSYGPSQRKPPEGVDPEAALKSTEAYWRDWSGHCVSAGRWTPLVKRSLCVLKGLTYAPTGGIVAAPTTSLPELEDGVRNWDYRYCWLRDATLTLLALGSAGYYEEARDWRDWLVRAIAGSPDQLQIMYGINGKRRLQEWVVEWLPGFRGARPVRVGNAAATQLQLDVYGEITDAMYQARAHGLPPADRWHAISLALLDHLETAWRQPDEGIWEVRGPPQHFVHSKVLTWVAFDRMVRWAEGHAEEAPLDRWRSLRDEIHNDVCCNGFDTELNSFAQAYGSKFLDASLLLLPIVGFLPPSDPRILGTVKAIERRLLRNGLVYRYATTETEDGLPPGEGAFLACSFWFVDNLVLQGRIDEGEAMFERLVSLCNDVGLLAEEYDPVSKHQMGNFPQAFSHVSLINSAYNLTLYKGMSEECSEWNSRRATMRRGGSSTGC; this is translated from the coding sequence ATGTCCCAACCTGATCGACTGTGGATCGAAGATTACGCGCTAATCAGCGATTGCCAATCTGCCGCTCTGGTCGGACGCAACGGTTCCATCGATTGGCTATGCTGGCCCCGTTTCGACTCCAGCGCGTGCTTTGCCGCTCTCTTGGGAAACCCCGAACACGGGCGATGGCTCATCGCGCCGAAAGCATCTGCCAAGCGGATCACGCGCCGGTACATCGACAACTCTTTGGTCCTGGTCACGACATTCGAAACGGCGAGTGGGACCGCAGAACTGATCGATTTCATGCCACCGCACGACGAGAGCGCGGATCTGGTCCGCATCGTTCGCGGTGTCGAAGGGCATGTCCCGCTGCATATGGAGTTGATTATTCGCTTCGAATACGGCGCGTTCGTCCCTTGGGTCGAACGTTTCGACGAGAGCCTCCGCGCGATTGCCGGTCCCGATATGGTCATTTTGCGCGCGCCTGTGGATTTGCGTGGCGAGGATCTGACGACCGTCGCGGATTTTCACGTTTCAGCCGGTGAAAATGTGCCCTTCGTTTTGAGTTACGGTCCCTCACAACGCAAGCCGCCCGAAGGTGTGGACCCGGAGGCCGCGCTCAAAAGCACAGAAGCATATTGGCGCGACTGGTCCGGCCATTGCGTTTCGGCTGGACGTTGGACACCCCTCGTCAAACGCTCGCTGTGCGTATTGAAAGGCCTGACCTACGCTCCAACCGGTGGCATCGTTGCTGCCCCCACGACGTCACTGCCGGAGCTAGAGGACGGCGTCCGGAACTGGGACTATCGATACTGCTGGCTGCGCGACGCGACGTTGACTCTGCTCGCTCTTGGAAGCGCGGGCTACTACGAAGAAGCGCGCGACTGGCGTGATTGGCTTGTTCGGGCCATTGCAGGCAGCCCGGACCAACTGCAGATCATGTACGGGATCAATGGCAAGCGTCGTCTGCAGGAATGGGTGGTCGAATGGCTGCCTGGATTCCGGGGCGCACGACCAGTCCGGGTCGGAAACGCCGCCGCCACTCAACTCCAGCTCGACGTTTACGGCGAGATTACCGACGCCATGTACCAAGCGCGCGCACACGGGTTGCCCCCTGCGGATCGTTGGCATGCAATCTCTCTCGCGCTCCTAGATCACCTCGAAACGGCCTGGCGCCAGCCCGACGAGGGGATTTGGGAAGTGCGAGGGCCGCCACAGCACTTCGTTCATTCGAAAGTTCTGACATGGGTCGCGTTCGACCGTATGGTGAGGTGGGCCGAGGGGCACGCCGAAGAGGCGCCGCTGGATCGGTGGCGCTCGTTACGCGACGAAATTCACAACGACGTCTGTTGCAACGGCTTCGACACCGAGCTGAACAGTTTTGCGCAGGCCTATGGCTCGAAGTTTCTCGATGCGAGCCTGTTGCTACTCCCCATCGTCGGCTTCCTGCCGCCGTCCGACCCACGAATACTGGGCACCGTCAAAGCGATCGAGCGCCGTCTTCTGCGCAATGGATTGGTCTACCGCTACGCGACGACCGAGACTGAAGATGGTTTGCCACCCGGCGAAGGAGCGTTCCTTGCATGCAGTTTCTGGTTTGTAGACAATCTTGTCCTGCAGGGTCGCATTGACGAAGGCGAAGCCATGTTCGAACGCCTCGTCTCACTCTGCAACGACGTCGGACTTCTCGCCGAAGAATATGATCCCGTCTCGAAGCATCAGATGGGCAATTTTCCGCAGGCCTTCAGCCACGTCTCCCTCATCAATTCTGCCTACAATCTCACGCTCTACAAGGGCATGTCCGAAGAATGCTCGGAGTGGAACTCACGACGGGCGACAATGCGGCGTGGCGGCTCATCGACTGGGTGTTGA
- the tkt gene encoding transketolase, whose product MSRGTATKPQVLQRELNIDDVCINTIRTLSMDAVQKANSGHPGTPMALAPLVYTLWQRFLRFDPDNPYWPNRDRFVLSNGHASMLLYSILHLAGVRERNAKEGRPNGLAVTLEDIKAFRQLDSKCPGHPEYGRTTGVEATTGPLGQGCGMSVGMALAGKWLAKKFNQPGLTLFDYNVFAVCGDGDMMEGVASEAASFAGHLMLGNLCWIYDNNRVTIEGHTDLAFSENVGDRFLSYGWNVDHVGDVNDTERLAEALTKFRDTPDVPSLIIADSHIGYGAPHKHDTSAAHGEPLGEEEVRLAKRSYGWPEDAMFLVPDGVTKHFETGIGAGGKQAWQAWNKSLKDFRSKCPGLSAEFDLLESKGLPQGWDAALPSFPADAKGLATRASGGKALNAIAAHDPLFIGGAADLAPSTKTNIDGGGDVEANNYGARNLHFGIREHAMGAIVNGLVLSGVRAYGSTFLNFSDYMKASIRLSALMEIPAIYVFTHDSIGLGEDGPTHQPIEQLLALRGIPGLITLRPADANETVEAWRVMMQLKKNPACLALSRQPLPTFDRKKFAPATGVARGAYVMADAKQGTPAVILIGTGSEVSICAEAFEELKRKGVAARLVSMPSWELFEEQDAEYRESVLPRGVKARVSVEAGSVIGWDRYVGVDGARIGMRTFGASAPIKDVMRKFGFTVEAVVAAAKHQMALMEGSAK is encoded by the coding sequence ATGAGCCGCGGCACCGCAACAAAACCGCAAGTTTTGCAACGTGAGCTGAATATCGATGACGTGTGCATCAATACCATCCGCACGTTATCCATGGACGCCGTGCAGAAGGCGAACTCCGGTCATCCCGGCACGCCAATGGCTCTGGCGCCCCTCGTTTATACTCTTTGGCAGCGCTTTCTGCGCTTCGATCCCGATAATCCGTATTGGCCCAATCGCGACCGCTTTGTTTTATCGAACGGCCATGCCTCGATGCTCCTGTACTCCATTCTGCATCTTGCAGGAGTCAGAGAGCGGAACGCCAAAGAAGGTAGACCGAACGGCCTAGCTGTCACATTGGAAGATATCAAAGCGTTCCGCCAGCTCGACAGCAAATGCCCGGGACACCCAGAGTATGGCCGCACCACCGGCGTCGAAGCGACGACCGGGCCGCTCGGGCAGGGCTGCGGCATGAGTGTGGGAATGGCTCTCGCCGGGAAATGGCTGGCAAAGAAGTTCAATCAGCCCGGCCTCACCTTATTCGACTACAACGTTTTCGCCGTCTGCGGCGATGGCGATATGATGGAGGGCGTCGCGAGCGAAGCGGCCTCGTTCGCCGGTCATCTGATGCTCGGCAATCTCTGCTGGATCTATGACAACAATCGCGTGACCATCGAAGGCCACACGGACCTCGCTTTTAGTGAAAACGTGGGCGACCGCTTTCTCAGCTATGGTTGGAACGTCGACCACGTAGGCGATGTCAACGATACCGAAAGACTTGCCGAGGCGCTGACGAAATTCCGCGATACGCCCGATGTTCCGTCGTTGATTATCGCCGACAGCCACATCGGCTATGGCGCTCCGCACAAGCACGACACGAGCGCAGCGCATGGCGAACCGTTGGGCGAGGAAGAAGTTCGTCTGGCAAAACGCAGCTACGGTTGGCCAGAGGATGCAATGTTCCTTGTCCCGGATGGCGTCACGAAGCATTTCGAGACCGGTATCGGCGCAGGCGGCAAACAAGCTTGGCAAGCTTGGAACAAGAGTCTTAAAGACTTCAGATCCAAGTGTCCCGGTCTCTCTGCGGAATTCGACCTGCTCGAATCCAAGGGCTTGCCGCAAGGATGGGATGCGGCTCTGCCGAGCTTTCCTGCGGACGCCAAAGGCCTTGCGACGCGAGCCTCCGGAGGCAAAGCCCTAAACGCGATCGCCGCGCACGATCCGCTCTTCATCGGCGGCGCTGCTGACCTTGCTCCGTCGACGAAAACCAACATCGATGGCGGTGGTGACGTCGAGGCAAACAACTACGGCGCGCGCAATTTGCATTTTGGTATTCGCGAACATGCAATGGGCGCCATCGTCAACGGCCTCGTGCTCAGCGGTGTGCGAGCCTACGGGTCCACCTTTCTCAATTTTTCCGACTACATGAAAGCGTCCATTCGTTTGAGCGCGTTGATGGAGATTCCGGCGATATACGTCTTCACGCACGACTCGATCGGGCTCGGCGAAGATGGCCCGACACATCAGCCCATCGAACAGCTGCTGGCTCTGCGTGGCATTCCAGGGCTCATCACATTGCGACCCGCCGACGCGAACGAAACGGTCGAGGCCTGGCGCGTAATGATGCAGCTGAAGAAGAACCCCGCGTGCCTCGCTCTTAGCCGCCAGCCTCTGCCGACCTTCGATCGCAAGAAGTTTGCTCCCGCGACGGGTGTTGCGCGCGGCGCCTATGTGATGGCGGATGCCAAGCAGGGCACTCCAGCCGTGATCCTGATTGGCACCGGAAGCGAGGTCTCGATCTGCGCGGAAGCGTTCGAAGAGTTGAAGCGGAAGGGCGTTGCCGCACGCCTCGTCAGCATGCCGTCTTGGGAGCTGTTCGAAGAACAGGACGCCGAGTATCGCGAGAGCGTCTTGCCTCGAGGCGTCAAGGCGCGCGTTTCCGTCGAAGCAGGCTCGGTGATCGGCTGGGATCGGTATGTCGGCGTCGATGGCGCGCGGATCGGAATGCGCACGTTCGGTGCGTCGGCGCCGATCAAAGATGTCATGCGAAAGTTCGGCTTCACCGTAGAAGCCGTTGTCGCCGCAGCCAAACATCAGATGGCCCTGATGGAAGGGAGCGCGAAGTGA
- a CDS encoding glycogen debranching N-terminal domain-containing protein, with translation MSFKVQVGPAQIAIHQGQTVFVTRPDGQVKSPGNHGLYFRDTRLISTWAIYVNGEKWDLLNGGAVASNAARIHATNPSFMTEDGPIAARTLGLLIGRHIEGGMHEDIYVSNSGLGAVRFNLEIATRADFADIFEVKANAVVRRGSITTTWSPQRQMVHDSYRNKDFHREIIVRADAGDGEHAVYANGRLTFEIALKPGEVWHRCLYYEFIDGKERVLAPRGCIDTSGEERHSQKISEWQTTVLKIVTSNEEFYRNFNQGVLDMAALRLPLKGTSGMVFVPAAGLPWFLALFGRDTLIASLQTMIVYPEFAEGTLDVLAQYQAHERDDYRDAEPGKILHELRYGELAHFRQIPHTPYYGTADATPLYLVALHAAWRATGDADLIERLLPTAEACLDWIDKYGDRDGDGFQEYQTRSPAGYENMGWKDAGNSIVYPDGALVDGPKALCELQGYVYDAWLRMAEIYEAFDNKRRAGALRRKAAHLFEKFNEDFWDEESGFYALALDGAKKKVLTVASNVGHCLWSGIIAPERADQVVKRLMRKDMLSGWGIRTLSADHPAFNPYDYQTGAVWPHDNSLIALGMKRYGFPREAALVARELSGAASHFLLNQLPELYGGLQREEDGFPIQYLGANVPQAWAAGTPFLLLQALLGLQQDAPRGKIYVDPVLPDWLPDITLRDLRLGRARFDIHFWRDGKETLFEVLKGDAAAVERAALATPASAGGVDHVPT, from the coding sequence ATGTCGTTCAAAGTACAGGTCGGTCCGGCTCAAATTGCCATTCATCAGGGGCAGACGGTTTTCGTTACGCGTCCCGATGGCCAAGTGAAATCTCCCGGCAACCACGGGCTCTATTTTCGCGACACCCGGCTCATCAGCACTTGGGCGATTTATGTAAACGGTGAGAAATGGGATCTACTGAACGGCGGCGCCGTGGCCTCGAACGCCGCACGTATCCACGCGACAAACCCCAGCTTCATGACCGAAGACGGGCCAATCGCCGCCCGAACCTTGGGTTTACTCATCGGCCGCCATATCGAAGGAGGAATGCACGAAGACATCTACGTCTCGAACAGCGGGCTCGGAGCCGTCCGTTTCAATTTGGAAATCGCCACTCGCGCGGATTTTGCCGACATCTTCGAAGTGAAAGCAAACGCCGTCGTCCGTCGCGGCTCTATAACGACGACGTGGTCGCCACAGAGACAGATGGTTCACGATAGTTACCGGAATAAAGATTTCCATCGCGAAATTATCGTGCGAGCGGACGCCGGCGACGGTGAACATGCCGTCTACGCCAATGGCCGCCTGACTTTCGAGATCGCGCTCAAGCCGGGCGAGGTTTGGCATCGCTGTCTGTACTACGAATTCATTGACGGGAAAGAACGTGTTCTGGCGCCGCGCGGGTGCATCGACACAAGCGGCGAGGAGCGACACTCGCAGAAAATTTCGGAATGGCAAACCACGGTTCTCAAAATCGTGACCAGCAACGAGGAATTCTACCGCAACTTCAATCAAGGCGTACTCGATATGGCCGCGCTGCGGTTGCCGCTCAAGGGAACGAGCGGAATGGTATTCGTTCCCGCGGCGGGCCTGCCTTGGTTCCTGGCTTTGTTCGGCCGCGATACGTTGATCGCTTCGCTGCAGACCATGATCGTCTATCCGGAATTCGCAGAAGGGACGCTCGACGTCCTGGCGCAATACCAAGCGCATGAACGTGACGATTACCGTGACGCCGAGCCAGGGAAAATTCTGCACGAGCTTCGTTACGGCGAGCTCGCCCATTTCCGCCAAATTCCGCACACGCCGTATTATGGCACTGCCGACGCCACGCCGTTATATCTCGTCGCGCTGCACGCCGCCTGGCGCGCGACCGGCGACGCGGATCTTATCGAGCGGCTTCTCCCCACCGCAGAAGCCTGCCTCGACTGGATCGATAAATACGGCGATCGCGATGGCGATGGATTTCAGGAATATCAGACGCGGTCGCCCGCCGGTTACGAGAACATGGGCTGGAAGGACGCAGGAAATTCGATCGTCTATCCCGACGGCGCGCTGGTCGACGGACCAAAAGCGCTGTGCGAATTGCAAGGCTATGTTTACGACGCATGGCTCCGCATGGCCGAGATCTATGAAGCATTTGATAACAAACGGCGGGCCGGTGCCTTACGCCGAAAAGCGGCGCACCTGTTTGAAAAGTTCAACGAAGACTTCTGGGATGAGGAGTCGGGCTTCTATGCTCTCGCGCTCGACGGCGCGAAGAAGAAGGTCCTGACGGTCGCTTCCAACGTCGGACACTGTCTCTGGTCCGGCATCATCGCGCCGGAGCGAGCAGATCAGGTCGTGAAACGTTTGATGCGTAAGGACATGCTTTCGGGCTGGGGCATCCGCACGCTATCGGCAGATCATCCCGCGTTCAACCCATACGATTACCAGACAGGCGCCGTCTGGCCGCATGATAATTCCCTCATCGCACTCGGCATGAAACGATACGGCTTTCCGCGCGAAGCCGCCCTCGTCGCACGGGAACTGAGCGGCGCGGCGAGCCATTTCCTTCTGAACCAACTTCCAGAGCTCTATGGTGGATTGCAGCGCGAGGAGGACGGCTTCCCAATTCAATATCTCGGTGCCAATGTTCCGCAAGCCTGGGCGGCGGGCACGCCGTTTCTGCTACTTCAAGCGCTTTTGGGACTGCAGCAGGATGCTCCTCGCGGCAAAATTTACGTCGATCCCGTATTGCCCGATTGGTTGCCCGATATCACGCTGAGGGACCTCCGGCTTGGCCGAGCGCGGTTCGATATCCACTTCTGGCGAGATGGAAAAGAGACCCTGTTCGAGGTGCTCAAGGGGGATGCCGCAGCCGTTGAAAGGGCTGCGCTCGCCACACCCGCATCCGCTGGAGGCGTGGATCATGTCCCAACCTGA